From one Formosa sediminum genomic stretch:
- a CDS encoding ABC transporter ATP-binding protein, with protein MIEITDLHKSYHMGSNSLHVLKGIDFNVKEGELVSIMGSSGSGKSTLLNILGMLDEADSGSYTLDGFPIKNLNEKIAANYRNKFLGFIFQSFNLINYKSALDNVAMPLYYQGIKRKERIEKAAYYLEKVGLADWSHHLPNEMSGGQKQRVAIARALASEPKVLLADEPTGALDTKTSYEVMDLIQGINEEGKTILIVTHEPDIAQMTKRVVNLKDGLIINDTKVEQVRAIANV; from the coding sequence ATGATTGAAATTACAGATTTACATAAATCTTATCACATGGGGTCTAATTCGCTACATGTGCTTAAGGGCATTGATTTTAATGTAAAAGAAGGCGAGTTAGTCTCTATAATGGGATCTTCAGGATCAGGCAAATCTACCTTGTTAAATATTTTAGGCATGTTGGATGAAGCAGATTCCGGTAGCTATACTCTAGATGGATTCCCCATAAAAAATTTAAATGAAAAAATTGCAGCCAACTACCGCAATAAATTTTTAGGTTTTATTTTCCAATCTTTTAACCTTATTAACTATAAATCTGCTTTAGATAATGTAGCTATGCCTTTATACTATCAAGGGATAAAGCGAAAAGAACGTATTGAAAAAGCAGCATATTATTTAGAAAAAGTTGGACTTGCAGATTGGTCTCACCATTTACCTAACGAAATGTCGGGAGGCCAGAAACAACGTGTTGCCATAGCACGTGCATTAGCGAGTGAGCCCAAAGTACTCCTAGCCGATGAACCTACAGGAGCTTTAGACACTAAAACGTCTTACGAAGTCATGGACCTAATTCAGGGTATTAACGAAGAAGGAAAAACCATTTTAATTGTAACTCACGAACCAGATATTGCACAAATGACTAAGCGTGTAGTGAATTTAAAAGATGGGTTAATTATAAACGATACCAAGGTAGAACAAGTAAGAGCAATAGCAAATGTTTGA
- a CDS encoding ABC transporter permease: protein MFDIERWQEIFETLRKNKLRTFLTGLSVSSGIFILVILLGFSKGIQNGVTSQFEQDASNLISIWPGITTKEYKGLNPGRFIQFKNNDFNTISRKYSNNIEHKSAFYTIWGGLVNYKNESGSYRIQGVLPGNQFIENADIGQGRFLNNSDVEEAKKVAVIGNRVKKDLFKDEDPINKDISVYGISYKVVGVFFDPGGERDESKVFLPLTSAQRAFNGADKIRNMMFTLKMSDNYSKAAEESAAISEAILADLKQNHVVSPDDTSAISVYNTMEEAKKIYSLIATISAVFWFVGIGTIIAGVVGVGNIMLIIVKERTKEIGIRKALGAQPMSIVGMILQESVFVTLFSGLFGLISGLGLLEFVGPLIESDFIKYPQVDFNTALTTVFILVIAGALAGFFPAYRAAQIKPIIALRDE from the coding sequence ATGTTTGATATTGAACGCTGGCAGGAAATCTTTGAAACCCTCCGAAAAAATAAATTAAGAACGTTTCTTACTGGACTTTCTGTGTCTTCAGGAATTTTTATTTTGGTTATCTTACTCGGATTCAGTAAAGGTATTCAGAATGGTGTAACCTCTCAGTTTGAACAAGATGCGTCTAACTTAATTAGCATTTGGCCAGGTATAACTACTAAAGAGTATAAAGGCTTAAATCCAGGGAGATTTATTCAGTTTAAAAATAACGATTTCAATACAATTTCCAGAAAGTACAGCAATAACATAGAACATAAATCTGCTTTTTACACCATTTGGGGAGGATTAGTAAATTATAAAAATGAATCTGGTTCGTATAGAATTCAAGGTGTGTTACCAGGAAATCAGTTTATAGAAAACGCAGATATAGGGCAGGGACGCTTTCTTAACAACTCCGATGTCGAAGAAGCTAAAAAAGTAGCAGTAATAGGTAATCGCGTTAAAAAAGATTTATTTAAAGATGAAGACCCTATAAATAAAGATATTTCAGTCTATGGTATAAGCTATAAAGTTGTAGGTGTGTTTTTCGACCCAGGTGGAGAGCGCGACGAGAGTAAAGTATTTTTACCGCTAACTTCTGCTCAACGCGCTTTTAATGGCGCAGACAAAATACGTAATATGATGTTTACATTAAAAATGTCAGACAATTATAGTAAAGCCGCAGAAGAGTCGGCAGCCATATCAGAAGCAATACTTGCCGATTTAAAACAAAATCATGTCGTCTCCCCAGACGATACTAGCGCTATTAGTGTTTATAACACTATGGAAGAAGCAAAAAAAATATATTCTTTAATTGCAACCATTTCAGCTGTATTTTGGTTTGTAGGTATAGGTACTATCATTGCAGGTGTTGTTGGTGTGGGTAACATTATGTTAATTATAGTAAAAGAACGTACCAAAGAAATAGGTATACGTAAAGCTTTGGGAGCACAACCCATGTCTATTGTAGGTATGATATTGCAGGAGTCCGTTTTTGTAACTCTATTCTCAGGTTTATTCGGATTAATATCTGGACTCGGTTTATTAGAATTTGTAGGACCGCTAATAGAAAGCGACTTTATAAAATATCCTCAAGTCGATTTTAACACAGCTCTAACTACTGTTTTCATTTTAGTGATTGCAGGTGCATTAGCAGGGTTCTTTCCTGCCTATCGTGCAGCCCAAATAAAACCAATAATTGCTTTAAGAGACGAATAA